The following coding sequences lie in one Sinorhizobium fredii USDA 257 genomic window:
- a CDS encoding carnitine 3-dehydrogenase: protein MSIITRAACVGGGVIGGAWAARFALAGIDVNIFDPHPEAERIIGEVMANAERAYGMLTMAPLPPRGKLVFCKSIQEAVHDVDWIQESVPERLELKRGVVTEIDAFARPDALIGSSTSGLLPSDLQAEMKHPDRMFVAHPYNPVYLLPLVELVGGKQTSPETIKRAEAAVAEIGMKGVVIAKEIEAFVGDRLLEALWREALWLIQDDICDTETLDDVMRYSFGMRWAQMGLFETYRIAGGESGMRHFLAQFGPCLKWPWTKFTDVVDLDDALVEKIGAQSDAQAAGRSIRELERIRDENLVGIMQALKAGNDGEGWGAGKLLADFEKRLWAKGGNQSKTYDASGPLRLVEIKVNAAWVDYNGHMTEHRYLQLFGDTSDALLRLIGVDFAYVEAGHSYYTVETHIRHLGEAKLGQALHTTLQILSSDEKRIHFFTRIHDAASGEVIATAEQMMLHVDAKAGKSVAAPDAVLEKLKPIAEGHAKLAAPEGAGRYVGQKR from the coding sequence ATGAGCATCATCACCAGGGCCGCCTGTGTTGGCGGCGGCGTCATCGGCGGGGCTTGGGCGGCGCGGTTCGCGCTCGCCGGCATCGACGTCAACATCTTCGACCCGCACCCGGAAGCCGAGCGCATCATCGGCGAGGTCATGGCCAATGCCGAGCGGGCCTATGGCATGCTGACCATGGCCCCGCTGCCGCCGCGCGGCAAACTCGTCTTCTGCAAAAGCATCCAGGAAGCCGTCCACGATGTTGACTGGATTCAGGAAAGCGTTCCCGAACGGCTGGAACTGAAGCGCGGGGTGGTAACCGAGATCGATGCCTTCGCCCGCCCCGACGCGCTGATCGGCTCCTCCACCTCCGGCCTGCTTCCATCGGACCTGCAGGCCGAGATGAAGCATCCCGACCGTATGTTCGTGGCCCACCCCTATAACCCCGTCTACCTGTTGCCGCTGGTGGAGCTGGTCGGCGGCAAGCAGACTTCGCCGGAAACGATCAAGCGCGCCGAAGCAGCCGTCGCCGAGATCGGCATGAAAGGCGTTGTCATCGCCAAGGAAATCGAGGCCTTCGTCGGCGACCGGCTGCTCGAAGCGCTCTGGCGCGAGGCGCTCTGGCTGATCCAGGACGATATCTGCGATACCGAGACGCTCGACGATGTCATGCGCTACTCCTTCGGCATGCGCTGGGCCCAGATGGGTCTGTTCGAGACCTATCGTATCGCCGGCGGCGAATCGGGCATGCGTCACTTCCTCGCCCAGTTCGGTCCCTGCCTCAAATGGCCCTGGACCAAGTTCACCGACGTCGTCGATCTCGACGACGCACTCGTCGAGAAGATCGGCGCGCAATCTGACGCCCAGGCCGCCGGCCGCTCGATCCGCGAGCTCGAACGCATCCGTGACGAAAACCTCGTCGGCATCATGCAGGCGCTGAAAGCCGGCAATGACGGCGAAGGCTGGGGCGCCGGCAAGCTGCTCGCCGATTTCGAGAAGCGCCTCTGGGCGAAGGGCGGCAATCAGTCGAAGACGTACGACGCTTCCGGCCCCCTGCGCCTGGTCGAAATCAAGGTCAACGCCGCCTGGGTCGACTACAACGGTCACATGACCGAGCACCGCTATCTGCAGCTCTTCGGCGACACGTCGGACGCGCTGCTCAGGCTGATCGGCGTCGACTTCGCCTATGTGGAGGCGGGCCACAGCTACTACACCGTCGAGACGCATATCCGCCATCTCGGCGAGGCCAAGCTCGGCCAGGCACTCCATACGACGCTGCAAATTCTTTCGTCGGACGAAAAGCGCATCCACTTCTTCACGAGGATCCACGATGCCGCCTCTGGTGAGGTGATCGCCACCGCCGAGCAGATGATGCTGCATGTCGATGCCAAGGCCGGCAAGTCTGTCGCTGCGCCGGACGCGGTGCTGGAGAAGCTGAAGCCGATCGCGGAAGGCCACGCGAAGCTCGCCGCGCCGGAAGGTGCAGGACGGTACGTCGGGCAGAAACGCTAG
- a CDS encoding acyl-CoA dehydrogenase family protein, with translation MNFALTEEQQMIVDTVRSFVETEIYPHENEVERTGIVPRELGQDIARKCKELGFFACNFPEEVGGAGLDHLTFTLVERELGRGSMGLTVFFGRPSGILMACNEEQRERYLLPAIRGDKFDALAMTEPDAGSDVRGMKCFARQDGDDWIVNGTKHFISHADIADFVIVFIATGEEQTPRGPKKKITCFLVDRGTPGFEIRDGYNSVSHRGYKNCILTFDDCRLPSSQILGEVHRGFDLANDWLYATRLTVAATSVGRARRAFDYALSYAAERKQFGKPIGANQGVSFKLADMITEIDAADLLTLSAAWRLDQGLPSNREIASAKVYATEMLARVTDEAIQIYGGMGLMDDLPLARFWRDARVERIWDGTSEIQRHIISRDLLRPLGA, from the coding sequence ATGAATTTCGCACTGACCGAAGAACAGCAGATGATCGTCGATACGGTCCGCAGTTTCGTCGAGACCGAGATCTATCCGCACGAGAACGAGGTCGAGCGCACCGGCATCGTGCCGCGGGAGCTTGGCCAGGACATCGCCCGCAAGTGCAAGGAGCTCGGCTTCTTCGCCTGCAACTTTCCGGAAGAGGTCGGCGGCGCCGGGCTCGATCACCTGACCTTCACGCTCGTTGAGCGCGAACTCGGCCGCGGCTCGATGGGCCTGACCGTCTTCTTCGGCCGCCCCTCCGGCATCCTGATGGCCTGCAATGAAGAGCAGCGCGAGCGTTACCTGCTGCCGGCGATCCGGGGTGACAAGTTCGACGCGCTTGCGATGACCGAGCCGGACGCTGGTTCCGATGTGCGCGGGATGAAATGCTTCGCCAGACAGGACGGCGACGACTGGATCGTCAACGGCACCAAGCACTTCATCAGCCACGCCGACATCGCCGATTTCGTCATCGTCTTCATCGCCACCGGCGAGGAGCAGACACCGCGCGGGCCGAAGAAGAAGATCACCTGTTTCCTCGTCGATCGCGGCACGCCCGGCTTCGAAATCCGCGACGGCTACAACTCCGTTTCGCATCGCGGCTATAAGAACTGCATCCTGACCTTCGACGATTGTCGGCTGCCCTCCTCGCAGATCCTCGGCGAAGTTCACAGAGGCTTCGATCTTGCCAATGACTGGCTCTACGCAACACGGCTGACGGTCGCCGCCACCTCCGTCGGCCGCGCCCGCCGCGCCTTCGATTATGCCCTCTCCTATGCGGCCGAGCGCAAGCAGTTCGGCAAGCCGATCGGCGCCAATCAGGGCGTCTCCTTCAAGCTCGCCGACATGATCACCGAAATCGATGCCGCCGACCTCTTGACGCTGTCGGCCGCCTGGCGGCTCGACCAGGGCCTGCCGTCGAACCGCGAGATCGCCTCGGCCAAGGTCTACGCCACCGAAATGCTCGCCCGCGTCACCGACGAAGCCATCCAGATCTACGGCGGCATGGGGCTGATGGACGACCTGCCGCTCGCCCGCTTCTGGCGCGACGCCCGCGTCGAGCGCATCTGGGACGGTACCTCGGAAATCCAGCGCCACATCATCAGCCGCGATCTGCTCCGGCCGCTGGGGGCTTGA
- a CDS encoding carnitinyl-CoA dehydratase → MTGPILTRREGGILEVTIDRPKANAIDLKTSRVLGEIFRDFRDDPALRVAIITAAGEKFFCPGWDLKAAAEGDPVDGDYGVGGFGGMQELRDLNKPIIAAVNGICCGGGLEIALSTDLILAAEHATFALPEIRSGTVADAASIKLPKRIPYHIAMDMLLTGRWLEAAEAHRWGFVNEILPPGRLMERAWELARLLESGPPLVYAAIKEVVREAEGRDFQTTMNKITRRQFKTVDVLYSSEDQLEGARAFSEKRDPVWKGR, encoded by the coding sequence ATGACCGGACCGATCCTCACCCGCCGCGAAGGCGGCATTCTCGAAGTCACGATCGACCGGCCGAAGGCGAACGCCATCGACCTGAAGACAAGTCGGGTCCTGGGCGAGATCTTCCGCGATTTCCGTGACGACCCGGCGCTGCGGGTGGCGATCATCACCGCGGCCGGCGAGAAATTCTTCTGTCCCGGTTGGGACCTGAAGGCGGCGGCGGAGGGTGATCCCGTCGATGGCGACTATGGTGTCGGCGGTTTCGGCGGCATGCAGGAGCTCCGCGACCTTAACAAGCCGATCATCGCCGCCGTCAACGGCATCTGCTGCGGCGGCGGGCTGGAGATCGCCCTTTCGACAGATCTCATTCTCGCGGCCGAACACGCGACCTTCGCGCTACCGGAAATCCGCTCCGGCACGGTCGCCGACGCTGCCTCGATCAAGCTGCCGAAGCGCATCCCCTATCACATCGCCATGGACATGCTTCTGACCGGGCGCTGGCTCGAAGCCGCGGAGGCGCATCGCTGGGGTTTCGTCAACGAGATCCTGCCCCCAGGGCGGCTGATGGAGCGCGCCTGGGAACTCGCGCGCCTCCTCGAAAGCGGCCCGCCGCTCGTCTATGCGGCAATCAAGGAGGTGGTGCGCGAAGCCGAGGGCCGCGACTTCCAGACGACAATGAACAAGATCACCCGTCGCCAGTTCAAGACGGTCGACGTGCTTTATTCGAGCGAAGACCAACTGGAGGGAGCCCGCGCCTTCTCCGAGAAGCGCGATCCGGTCTGGAAGGGGAGATGA
- a CDS encoding GlxA family transcriptional regulator: MDARISHVQHVDLLILPETNLILVASVVEPLRAANRIAGRALYSWTMFSPDGEAIETKSGIPIPVSGPFRPLRETAPLFVLSSYNWRRSATSQLKMLLSQTARHRETMAGIESGSWLLAETSLLDNFSATTHWEDFEDFATAYPQVSMVRDRFVIDGKRITTGGSLPTLDLMLELIRRAHGYSLALEVSRLFIYEQERTRGDLLQVPAIGNMRILDSRVGAAVKLMEDTVEAPLTLAKLARRIGVSARHLQDLFKDTMGVAPHEHYLALRLNAARRKVIETRIEFADIAAICGFNSSSSFSRSYRAHYRESPSETRRRLKLKS, from the coding sequence ATGGACGCTCGGATTTCGCACGTGCAGCATGTTGATTTATTGATCCTGCCGGAGACCAATCTCATTCTTGTCGCCTCCGTCGTCGAGCCGCTGCGCGCCGCCAACCGGATCGCCGGGCGGGCGCTCTATAGCTGGACGATGTTCAGCCCGGACGGCGAAGCGATCGAGACCAAAAGCGGCATCCCGATCCCGGTGTCCGGCCCCTTTCGGCCGCTGCGCGAGACGGCGCCGCTCTTCGTGCTGTCGAGTTACAATTGGCGGCGCAGCGCCACCTCGCAGCTGAAGATGCTGCTGTCGCAGACGGCGCGGCACCGGGAGACGATGGCGGGGATCGAATCCGGTTCCTGGCTCTTGGCCGAGACGAGCCTCCTCGACAATTTTTCCGCCACGACCCATTGGGAAGACTTCGAGGATTTCGCCACCGCCTATCCGCAAGTGAGCATGGTTCGCGACCGTTTCGTCATCGATGGCAAGCGCATCACCACCGGCGGCTCGCTGCCGACGCTCGATCTGATGCTGGAACTGATCCGTCGTGCGCACGGCTATTCGCTGGCGCTCGAGGTCTCGCGCCTCTTCATCTACGAGCAGGAGCGCACGCGCGGCGACCTGCTGCAGGTGCCGGCGATCGGCAACATGCGCATTCTCGACAGTCGGGTCGGCGCGGCGGTCAAGCTGATGGAGGATACCGTCGAGGCGCCGCTGACACTCGCCAAGCTGGCACGCCGGATCGGCGTCAGCGCCCGGCACCTGCAAGACCTCTTCAAGGACACCATGGGGGTGGCCCCGCACGAGCACTATCTGGCGCTACGCCTCAATGCGGCGCGCCGCAAGGTGATCGAGACGCGAATAGAGTTTGCCGACATCGCGGCGATTTGCGGCTTCAACTCGTCGTCGTCGTTTTCGCGCAGCTACCGCGCCCACTATCGCGAGAGCCCGAGCGAGACGCGGCGGAGACTGAAGCTCAAGAGCTGA
- a CDS encoding acetate--CoA ligase family protein has protein sequence MTAPPRSLDRLIRPRSIAVFGGKEARRVIEQCDKMGFAGKIWPVHPREDEILGRRCNRSVADLPEAPDASFVGVNRALTIEIIRDLAARGAGGAVCYASGFREAASELADGNDLQEALVAAAGDMPIVGPNCYGFINMLDGALLWPDQHGMLRVERGVAILTQSSNIACNISMQKRGLPLAYVMTAGNQAQTGLSDIACAVLEDPRVTAVGLHIEGFDGIEALERLATRARELRKPVVTLKIGKSEAAQLATISHTASLAGNDRVSSAVLARLGIGRVDTLPELLETLKLLHLHGPLPSADISSMSCSGGEASLMADAGVRRKVAFRALKDEQRQPLRESLGDMVTIANPLDYHTFVWGNREKQTAAFTAMMRGGYALNLIVLDFPRLDRCNAEDWATTCDAVIDAANATSAVAGIVASLGENMPEETALSLMAAGVVSFFGIDEALAAAETAAAIGAAWARPAPPPLVKAAAAGGDATTLTEAEAKAELAQAGVAVPQGKTAVTPKEAAEVAETLGFPVALKGLGVAHKTEAGAVRLNLTTREEVLAAAEAMASVAAGYLVERMIARPVAELIIGAMRDPVAGPVLTIGAGGILVELLDDSAILTLPATEAMIKAAIDGLKIRKLLDGYRGGPKGDVAALTDTVAAAASYVVANASKLDELDINPIMVLPDGHGAVAADALIRRRK, from the coding sequence ATGACCGCCCCTCCCCGCTCCCTCGACCGCCTCATCCGCCCCCGCTCCATCGCGGTCTTCGGCGGCAAGGAGGCGCGCCGCGTCATCGAACAATGCGACAAGATGGGTTTTGCCGGCAAAATCTGGCCGGTCCATCCGCGCGAGGATGAAATCCTCGGTCGCCGCTGCAATCGCTCGGTCGCCGACCTGCCGGAGGCGCCGGATGCTTCCTTTGTTGGCGTCAACCGCGCATTGACCATCGAGATCATCCGTGATCTGGCGGCGCGCGGCGCCGGCGGTGCGGTCTGCTACGCTTCAGGCTTCCGCGAGGCGGCGAGCGAGCTTGCCGACGGCAACGACCTGCAGGAGGCGCTGGTCGCCGCCGCAGGTGACATGCCGATCGTCGGGCCCAACTGCTACGGCTTCATCAACATGCTGGACGGGGCGCTTCTCTGGCCGGACCAGCACGGCATGCTGCGCGTCGAGCGCGGCGTGGCGATCCTCACCCAGTCCTCCAACATCGCCTGTAACATCTCGATGCAGAAACGCGGGCTGCCGCTCGCCTATGTGATGACCGCTGGCAACCAGGCGCAGACCGGCCTCTCCGACATCGCCTGCGCCGTGCTCGAGGATCCGCGCGTCACCGCGGTCGGGCTCCATATCGAAGGTTTCGACGGTATCGAGGCGCTGGAGCGGCTCGCTACCCGCGCCCGCGAATTGCGTAAGCCGGTGGTGACGCTGAAGATCGGCAAGTCGGAGGCCGCGCAACTCGCGACGATTTCCCACACCGCTTCGCTCGCCGGCAATGACCGCGTCTCTTCGGCCGTGCTCGCCCGGCTCGGCATCGGCCGCGTCGACACGCTGCCGGAGCTTTTGGAAACGCTGAAGCTTCTGCATCTTCATGGCCCCCTCCCCAGCGCCGACATCTCCTCGATGAGCTGTTCGGGCGGCGAAGCCTCGCTGATGGCGGATGCCGGCGTCCGGCGCAAGGTCGCCTTCCGAGCGCTCAAGGACGAGCAGCGCCAGCCGCTGCGGGAAAGTCTCGGCGACATGGTGACGATCGCCAATCCGCTCGACTACCATACCTTCGTCTGGGGCAATCGCGAGAAGCAGACCGCCGCCTTCACCGCCATGATGCGGGGCGGCTACGCGCTGAACCTGATCGTGCTCGATTTCCCTCGCCTCGACCGCTGCAACGCCGAAGACTGGGCGACGACCTGTGATGCGGTGATCGACGCGGCGAACGCGACGAGCGCCGTCGCCGGCATCGTCGCAAGCCTTGGCGAAAACATGCCGGAGGAAACCGCGCTCTCCTTGATGGCAGCAGGCGTCGTGTCCTTCTTCGGCATCGACGAGGCCCTCGCCGCGGCCGAGACAGCGGCCGCAATCGGCGCCGCCTGGGCAAGGCCGGCCCCGCCGCCTCTCGTCAAGGCCGCAGCAGCCGGCGGCGATGCCACCACACTGACGGAGGCTGAAGCCAAGGCGGAGCTCGCCCAAGCGGGTGTGGCTGTACCGCAAGGTAAAACCGCTGTAACGCCGAAGGAAGCTGCAGAGGTCGCCGAAACCCTCGGCTTCCCGGTCGCACTCAAGGGTCTCGGCGTTGCCCACAAGACCGAAGCCGGTGCCGTCAGGCTCAATCTGACAACCCGGGAAGAAGTGCTCGCCGCAGCAGAAGCGATGGCGTCGGTCGCCGCAGGATATCTCGTGGAGAGGATGATCGCCAGGCCAGTCGCCGAACTGATCATCGGGGCGATGCGCGATCCGGTGGCGGGTCCGGTGCTGACCATCGGGGCTGGCGGAATCCTGGTGGAATTGCTCGACGATTCCGCAATCCTGACGCTACCTGCCACCGAAGCGATGATCAAGGCGGCAATTGACGGCCTGAAAATCAGGAAACTGCTCGACGGCTATCGCGGCGGTCCGAAGGGCGATGTCGCGGCGTTGACAGACACTGTCGCAGCCGCGGCATCCTATGTCGTTGCAAACGCTTCCAAACTCGACGAACTCGATATCAATCCTATTATGGTATTGCCGGATGGCCATGGAGCCGTCGCCGCCGATGCCTTGATCCGCCGGAGGAAATGA
- a CDS encoding 3-keto-5-aminohexanoate cleavage protein — protein MPLSMNREVFITCAVTGSGDTVSKSGHVPITPKQIAEAAIEAAKAGAAIVHCHVRDPETGTPARRLDLYREVTDRIRSADVDMVLNLTAGMGGDLVFGNVENPLPLNEKGTDMAGATERVAHVAECRPEICTLDCGTMNFSLGEYVMTNTPSMLREMARQMTALGVRPEIEAFDTGHLWFAKQLVEEGLIEDPVLIQLCMGIPWGAPDDLNTFMAMVNNVPSNWTFSAFSIGRNALAYPAAAILAGGNVRVGLEDNLYVGKGQLATNGQLVEKAASVIEGMGAKIIGPAEVREKLKLTKR, from the coding sequence ATGCCGCTCAGCATGAACCGCGAGGTCTTCATCACTTGCGCCGTCACCGGTTCGGGGGACACCGTTTCGAAATCGGGCCACGTTCCGATCACGCCGAAACAGATCGCCGAAGCGGCGATCGAAGCGGCCAAGGCGGGTGCCGCCATCGTCCATTGCCATGTCCGCGATCCCGAAACCGGGACGCCGGCTCGCCGCCTCGACCTCTACAGGGAGGTGACGGACCGCATCCGCTCCGCCGATGTCGACATGGTCCTCAACCTGACCGCCGGCATGGGCGGCGACCTCGTCTTCGGCAATGTCGAAAACCCCCTCCCGCTCAACGAGAAAGGCACCGACATGGCCGGCGCCACCGAGCGCGTCGCCCATGTCGCCGAATGCCGGCCGGAGATCTGCACGCTCGACTGCGGCACGATGAACTTCTCGCTCGGCGAGTATGTGATGACCAACACGCCGTCGATGCTGCGCGAGATGGCGCGTCAGATGACCGCCCTCGGCGTCCGCCCCGAGATCGAGGCCTTCGACACCGGCCATCTCTGGTTCGCCAAGCAGCTCGTCGAGGAAGGCCTGATCGAGGATCCGGTGCTGATCCAGCTCTGCATGGGCATTCCGTGGGGCGCGCCGGACGATCTCAACACCTTCATGGCGATGGTCAACAACGTGCCGTCGAACTGGACCTTCTCGGCCTTCTCGATCGGCCGCAATGCGCTCGCATATCCGGCAGCGGCGATCCTCGCCGGCGGCAATGTCCGCGTCGGCCTGGAGGACAATCTCTATGTCGGCAAGGGGCAGCTCGCGACGAACGGTCAGCTCGTCGAAAAGGCCGCGTCGGTAATCGAGGGCATGGGTGCAAAGATCATCGGACCGGCAGAGGTCCGCGAGAAGCTGAAGCTGACGAAGCGGTGA